GAAACCTCATCAATCATCACCCAAATTAGAAGTATAGATCAAAACCTCGTCAATCATCATCATGGGTCAGGTAGACAGGCTGGGCCAGCCTACAACAGCTGGACCTCCATGTTAGAGATAAAGAAATACTAAGCCGAGCATATACGAAAAGAATTTGACAGGGTTAAGTTGAGTGGGCACATTTTCCATGAAACTTGCTTATCCATCCGATCACGTAAGTTGAAGATTCGAATTTAAATGAAGCTTGAGtcgagaatttttattttttaaacagtgGTTGACCAAGAATAGATTAATCATAAAAGTAAAACACTACTTCCTTGATCATCACAGCAATATCTGCACATGACGTTAGATCATATTAACCAAATGACAGCCGAAAATTAGACCCAACAAGTCTTGTATTTGTGTTTCAATTCCGTACACCTTGATAGCAGCAGAATCCAGTAACAGCCAGTTAACATACCGAAGTGCAGGTTGAAATGGAAAGCACAACGAGCATAGATAGCAGACCCTCACGTGGTCTTGAGAGAGACTGCACCATCAGCTTTAAATACTAACACTGCTTTTCGGACTTAAGTTCAAACAAAACTAAAGTAAAATTTAGGAGTTTGATGAGCGTGACACCACAAAATTATGCTATCAATTGATTTTAAGATTAACGAGTTTGATGGGCGTggctatataaatatatatatattgataagaAACATGTCATTATATGTCTATATAAGAAATGTTGAGCTTTGGAAGTAATGACTACCGTATTAAGTCCACAAAGAATATGTTAATTGAAAGGTTTGAAATTAAAGTTTTGGGTGTtgcaaatattatattaagaattaaaatttttcagATGTCTGGTTGATTTTATCTCAATCTCacaaaaatctttttaaatgTGAGAATAGCATTATCAAAACAATGCTCAGCTTGAGTTTGAATCAAGAGAGAGAGGAATACACCAATTACATATTTGAGATACAAATTAGATTTTGGACTTTATTATggtaaataaattgcaaaattagaGATTATAGTGATACAAATTAGGTATTTGGTACTAAAGATttaaaatccataaatagatATGTTACAATCGTAGAAATTCTTTATGGATATGTTAATCAACAATCGGAAGGGTTCAGAGTAGTATATATAATGGCAAATCTAGATGTGATATCATTAAACAATTTCTTTCTAATAGAGTTATTTTCATTGACCATGTAAAGCCAAGAGAAAATATCATAGATCTACTGACTAAAGGTTTAACAAGagagcttatatatatatagttcatTGAAGGGAATAGACTTATAGGCTTTAAGagacaaaagatgatgatgataacCCTACCTAGTTAATTTGAGAACCCGATATCTAGCTTCAAAGGGGAAATTAGGTTATATTGCATTTTAGTAGCACTTTTAAACTATTATCTTTTATATATTcctatgatgaaaaataaaagttttaattgtAGAGAAATAAGAATGAGTTGTGCTCTTAATGATTTTCATACCTTGATGTCCAAGTGAGATATAAATAGAATACTCTTAATGAGAAATCACTGACATGAATGAGACATATGGCCGtttctttaaaaaattctaaTCATTTGTATTCTCTAAAGTACTTATTGAACTAGGAGTTGTTCATCAATAAACACAAATGTGATAACTAATGAAATCTTAAAGGAGAAAATAAGTGagttttattgttttgatttacACTAAATGTTTGTTAGTATTGACTCATGAGAATCCCACATTGAATGGGATTAGTTAATTGTCGCCTCACCTTTACCGTATAAGAAGGTTTTATGCTTTCGCTTTGTTTTATTCCAAAACTGTTCTCCCTTCTCGTAGGTATACTTTGATATACTTTAGGAAATCCTTTAATTAAGGATTTTATTAGTATGTAAACCTTTGATATTAGTATAGTTATCATTCGGTGTTGGTGTCCGAAGACGTAGCTAATTTGCTAAACCTTGTAAATTTGATAGTAGTTATATGTTGGGTTAATTTGCTACTCTTGGGTAGTCTCAATTTGGATTTGGTGTTCCTAAATTAGTATTGGTGTTCAATTCTGAAGTTACATTTGTGTGGGATATTACTCGATGTCCCAATAATCGGTTTCAAAGCCTCAGTGAAGAAGTGTAAGATATGAGTATAGTTGTGTGAAAGTACATGTCTAGGAAAAGGTTTGAATAAGAAATATTTGGCATTTAAAAGTGTTTTTATAACCCAcctctctttcttgggaatttACTTGGTACACTCACTATACTATTATCAAATGCTTATTATTGAATATTGTTATTTGGTGTTAAAATGACATTCATGTTGACTTTTAAGCTCGTAATCTATATTAATGAGGACAGTAATGTCAAATGCAAAGTTTTCAGTGGAGTTGTTTGACGAAActggtcatttcggcatgtggaaAGGTAAGGTAATAGGCAATTTATTTCAACAAGGTTTAAACATCGCTATTGGATAAGATAATCCTAAAGAAATTGAGGATAATGAATAGAATCCTAGCAATCGTTTGACATGTGATATGATTTGATCTTGTCTTTTTAGAGGCCAGAAGAATAGCTTCAAGAATAAAACTTCTACATATACGTTGtggaaatatataaaattatgagcTTAATCAAAGAGTCAAGTATAAATAGATATGAAAccataataattacatatatatcatGGTTGTTTGAACTGGATTGGACTAATCGGTTAGATTGGTTGAACGGGAAACGATTAGGGTATCAGTTCGGAGAGAGACATTAGATTGGTTGACTAGTGAATTGGTATGGATTAGTTGAACTAGCGATTGAAttaatttctttaatatttttatgaatttttaatgatttatttaattgaattgtatgaaccGATCAAACCGATGACATGATTGATTTGGCCACCAATCTAGTTCTAAAAACAACTATATATACAAACATGTAAGTGTTAATTTATACCATTTGGTCTATAAATAAAAGGAGACATAAAAAGAGACTATTAAATGATTAAAACTTAAACTACTTCATACATGGAAAAAGCACTATGCAAATATTAGATGATTAAGAGTAAATTACATTTAAGGTCACtgaactattaataagtttacattttagtcatttaactttaaaaagttacaaaatgttcACTAAACTATTtggaagttttcatttaagtgattagattgttaagttttttttttataagtctGACTAACGAGCTCTAAACGACAATTGGTACGATGGATTAGTACTCATCGATGAGTAAAACATATCTTAGATCTAAGTCCAATTGACGATCAATGTTAAAGATcagagaagaaagttgtttggttTTTGTTTCGTAGATTCATgacatttaaaattgttttataaaaaaaagtgaattgtagaagagaaggggGATGGGAGCTTTCGGTTGGTGCAAGCGATGCAAACAAATAAGGCCATGCAATAGCGATTTTAACAATacattaatttaaatgaaaacttttaaatagttcaatgaccattttgtaactttttgaagttgaaagactaaaacgtaaatttactaataatttaatgaccttagTGTAATTTACCCATGATTAAAGCTTAAACGACTATGTACATGGAAAAAGTACTATAGAAACATACAAAATACCATTATTAAACTCTCAAATAATGAACAAGTTTTTTTAACCAAAACATTTAACCATTTGATATCAAAGATTGTTAAAAGGGGAGGGATCCACTTATACCGATGTAAAACTAAAATAGTTTTACACTATTTCGTATCTCTTTGTAAgactaatattttaaaaatttaaccattaaatttatcGGTAAAATTGTACTTACGatgcatataaattttcaaatgaatattatatttatataatattgatttaaaatactatatattaatatttattgaacggttaagttttttttacataaaacaaatagttataaaattttaatttacatcaaatttaaCATGCACGATCTATAtggatgaaatataaaatataattgtttaatcattaaaatattaatcgtacaaAAGGATATGAAATAACGTAAAATTACTTTAGTTTTATATTGGTATAAGTGGATTCCTCCCTTTATTAGGGTTGAAATTCCAACAAGAATAAAAATCAAAACTATGTTGAACATTGCACTCAATAAAAGAGCTAAAATCATATTTCGATTAAAAGATTTGTCTAATATATTGAAACTCTTCCCTAAATTTAAACTTTGCTCCTATCAATTAAGGTTTTGGATAAAAAATTATAGAGAATAAATTTGatctttaatataaataaattgtatattttgagtaaaaTTAGGTTAATATGgtgtttataaaattaaaaaatatattatgaaaaatataataaataaagagaaggaaaaaaaaaagagaatgtaACCCTTATTGTTTTTTCACATTCACTCGAATAGTACAAGAGTAGGgagtaaaagataataataaatctTTACAAAGGTAAATAACTAGATAAATGAATCcatattgataaataaaaaattattgattttagataaaataataatttatctcCCTATAAATATccgttataatatatataattaataacacattttaaaaagaaaaaaaattattaaattaaaggttaaatatgccATAGATCTTtgtattctttataaattttaagttaaaacaataattttaacaatattaataattaaatttaaattttaaaatcagaACTAAAATTGTAAATAGTaagtaataatttaattcaagatGTTGCTTATATGGGAACAATCACAGGATCCAATTGAAAATTCAGAGGTGGGTGATATcatagtaatagtaatagtaaagTAGATAAGGCTAAGAAGTGTATAGGGCACCCATCCCTTAAAGCAGGGAATAAAGGGCCCATAACTAACCAAAAAGTGCTGTATTTTTATTTCAGAGAAGGGGCCAATCACTATCACCTCACCTCTAAAAGCCTACATCTTTGCTAATAGGGTTTAGGGGAAGGAAGGGACCATTCTATTTTCTTAATATTGTGTTAAGtctattagtttaattaatatgcATAAGAGGCTATGGAAAGTAAGCTATACCTTTCTAACAGAAAAAACTAGAAGCTTCATAAAAATTAGATGCCTTTCAGTAACCCTCTACAACTACGTGTCATGAACCCATTTGCTGTactaaattggaaagaaaattatgataatatataattttaggtGATATTTTGTGTATAAAATTCTCCaacctaaaaatagactcataaaaaACTGACACGTAACATTCTATAACCCTATTCTCTGCACTTACGATTCTCGTAGGCTTCTCCTTTTATAGTTTTGCTccaaaatcaaattattattggGAAACTCACCATATTCCCACGCGGCAGTCTctgtgtttttcttttaaaacacaAAACACATCGTTTTTATACTATGCAGCAGCAATGAATTATCAGTAactcctctttttttttgttatttttattaataagattacataaaaaaaattgaatatgaaGCGCAGGGCTCGAGGCAATACCCACtaccttttatataattttttttttgtttttttgaaaatcACGAACTTTACATTTGGTTTcattaaacataaacaaaaagTAACAAGTAGAAATAAAGCAAAAGGGGGAAACAGTGATGTGGGCATGTGAACCCTAATAACCTATACTATGCCTATACCTATACCTATACCTAACCCAGTGCCGCTATACCTACGCCTACGCCCGACGGCCTACTCTCTCTGCTCTGCCGCCCACTACCATTTCCATTTTGAAGCAGTATTAGTAGATCTGTGCTGTAATACAATATCACCACTACCTTTTACTTTTCATCCCACTTTCTCATGCAACGCGTGTGTTTCAGACTCCTTTGTCCAAACCAGAATAATGCATGGCTGACATTTTTTCCATACCGCCGCTTTCTTTAATTGTATGACTCACTTCAACTCCTAATCTTGCcaaaactatttatttatttatttgggatttttttatCACTGCTCTAATaagttttttctattttttcaactCAACTATCTTCTTATTATGTCTATCAACATTGCTAATTGCTTGGATCCTTGtgcttttaatttattattaataaaagccaattaatgtttaaattatatattttttcaagtgGATATTATTTTTCtccatataatttattattaaaatatttcttaGTCTATTATTTTGTGACATGTGtcattttaaaaactaaaaaaaatccaaaaatgttaaataatatttcgttaagttttctttttagaaaaaaattataagcctatttatccttttttttacctaagaaagaaaatttaaaattttattggaaaaTTCATCCAAACCCGAATTTCGACAACAAAACTTAGATTTCGATTCTTTTCTTATTATAATTCAAAATCCATATATCATTTTcttaaatataacatttttttattttttatatattttgcataaaataattaaacaataagTCAACTTCTacaataaaaaaactcaaaaaatataaaaCCCAAATACTTGTAAAAAGCTGAGTAAGCAATGAAAAGAGTattgtaaaaagtaaaaagaaaaaagaaaaaattatctagcaaataaaaaaaacgcattaaaagagaaaaatggatagagggtaaaaagattgaaaatctttaaataattgaaattggtattttataatttaatttaatttttatcattttaaattttttgtaaatcagaaaaataatatgccaacaaaataattatttatttaactaaATTGAATTGTCATATAATTCTTTCAACATATGACTATCACTTGTAATTCAATAAGTGTATTTATAATTGATAATTATCAAATAATGATGAAATTTTGGAGATAtcgaaaatattttatataataaaattaaggaACAGTTTTTGTAAAATCTTAGTAATgttgttataaaaaaaataaaaaaatgatttttttctataaatttaaaagaaagagaGAGTAAAGACCACGGCAAGGAGGACGGGGCACGGTGCTCGAGGAGCGGAGATGATGGATGATATTCACATGCCTATCCACTTAAACAGCGATAATAATACAagtaattcattatttttaagcTTAAACAAAATagcttttatttctctttaaaataattattattagtttttttttgcgggaaaaaataattattcttaagtaatacttaaaatttaataatattattatataattataattatagctataactttttatttaatgtaaGAGTTTaacttagatttttttaaaaaattaaattaacttaaaataagaTTATCctaaaaattactttttaaacaTCCAATAATAACATGCCATGTCATATAAATCTTATATTACTAtacttatttgttaattttatttaattaattaacactaattaaaatattattaaaaaaattgatttagtgTTAGAAATTGCATAGtaataattgaaaattattttagaaatatgATGTAAAATAGGTAATGATAAGTATcataagttttaatgtttaattatataggcatatttttttaacaaattaactcaccataaatttactttttaatagtaaactacccccaaaatttattttaaattttcattaatagAGTGTTTAATCCTAGTGTGTTATATAACAGTTCATGAAACTCAAAAAAGTTCACAGACAAATTTCaaccacaaattttaatatttcttaattttattttttaaaaatattttttaagatttaagatTAAGactttaatatttattgtttagaATTCAATCATGTTTAAGATTAAtgtttgtttctttaattttttgtgttttatatagGTTTAATATTgtaagatttagggttttataattttataaaaatatttaactaatttttagaattatattaataataaaatatatattataagtgaaaaataaataaatcaaaattttaaatgactaaaaataaataaaaattctactattaaatctaaaaatattaacCGCTTATATTGGGAGTAAATTTTATTGAATCGTATGGACTGTTAGGGAAGTCTCTCTTTCCCTgaaaataattattcttagattttGACCTAAAATAAAGCAATTTCTATTAAAGTTTCCCCTTATTTACAGTAAACAGTAGGACTGAAGCAGTAGCCAGCAGAAGGTCAGTATAGTGTATCAGCTTCAGCTTGCAGCTCAAATTTCCTCTCTTTTTATTTCTCTCTTCAACAGTCTCAAAATCTTTAGACCCCTTTTTCCCAACAGAACCCCAAGAAACTCTCTCTCACAGAGGATTGCAGAAGccagaagaaaaaataaaaagaagagatCTAAAGCTGCACTAACTGGAAAGCCACCCAACGAACGTCTCCCTTTCCATGTTAAAACCTTTTCCTCTATCTCGTGCTGCTATAATTTCAGAGATCTTGACAGACCCCACCCTTCTCAGTTCTCACTAcctcatatatataatatataacacCCACATATCTCCTACATCGTTTTGTTTCCTATTTCGTAAAGAAGCTTGAGTTTTGattgtgtatatatgttttatgtttgTAAAGATTGAGTTTTTAGCAACCAGAGGAGAAATCtatatttatgtaataaattTGTTACTATCATCGTCATTGTGGCTACCACAAGAAGGCAACTACCGTCGGACTCTGGAGGAGCCTTTGCAGATTGGGCGACTTCATCGTCCACAACAATCCGAGCTGGTCCCGATGACCTTTCCCTCGGCTTCAATGCTAATGCTGCCGCCGCCGCCGCTGTTCCCCCTGGATCTACCAACACTCAATGGCCACCCTCAGCTCGTCCAATCAACTACGGGCTTCCCCCTGAAATGGGGATGGTTGGTCTCCGAGATTTCGTCGTTGTTGCTCCTGCCTCGTTtaatcaccaccaccaccatcatcatcaccatcatacTCAAGATCCCATCATGTCAAATGATCAAATCAGTGGTCCAAGTGCTTCCACCGCACTTGGTGTTGGCGTTGGCGTTTTCCCGCTTCTTACAGCAGCTCCATGTCTAGCTCCACTGAATGTGGAAGACCCCGATTTGTTCAATAACAATGGTCGTACCAAGCTCAGCGGGATGCAGTTATGGCAGGATCAAAATTCTTCCCCTCACAATTATCTTAAAAAACCATCCTCATTCCCTGATAGCAATAATTCGTCTTCTATGAAGTTGATACAAAGCAGTGGCGGGGGTGGGATTGGAGATGGAGAGAGTGGTGGTTCGGGATCAAGCTCAGCGACCACGTGTCAAGATTGCGGGAACCAAGCTAAGAAAGACTGTTCCCATAAGAGATGTAGAACATGTTGTAAAAGCCGAGGTTTTGATTGCCCTACTCACGTGAAGAGCACGTGGGTACCCGCTGCTAGGAGACGAGAACGTCAGCTCATGGCGGCTGCAGTCACCACTGCTGGTGCTGGCTCGTCTGGGTCGACTTCCGGAGCTAAGAAACCGAGACTCATAACTTCGCAGAACACAACTACTTCTCATACATCAACTTCAAACACTACTCCTAGAAGCTTTGACACTAGCTCAAGTAACCAAGGttcattttagttttattttgtttattcatGGAGACTGGAAATAGTAGGGTTTTGTTGAAGTTTCTATTTACAGACGCAGGTTTTAAAGAGACACTGCCGGGGCAAGTACGTGCACCGGCGGTATTCAAGTGCGTCAGAGTGACAGCGGTGGAGGACGGTGACGATGAGTTTGCATATCAAGCAATCGTTAAGATTGGTGGACATGTTTTCAAAGGGTTTCTTTATGATCAAGGAGTCGAAGGAAGAGATGGATTCCCTAATATATCTGAATTGCATTTAGGTGGTGGCCCAGGCAGCGGTGGCAATGGTGGTGGTGGGAGAAATGGCGGATCATCGTCGTCTCCGGTTCTTGATCCTTCTGAAGTTTATGCAGCCACCGGAGGTTGCTTTCTTGGTTCAAGTTATGGTAATCCAATAAATTAATATCACAGTGTATTGATCAACTTATCAGTGTAGCCTAATTCTTCTTTTGTAGACTTGTATCCTTATTAAACATatgcttttttttcttcatttattttgattttcaacTGTTTTCGACCtttgatttttattgttttcctttGCCTATTTGCCTTTGAAATTGAACTGAAAGGATCAGATACTTCATTTGTCCACGAGTCTACAATTCCATACACTAACTCGGATATGTTTTGAACGGTAATTGCAAATCATATAAAAGAAAAGGTAAGAACAAGAAATCCTACACTGAACATTCGAATTCTTGAAGTTGTTgcctttgttttgttttcttgttctttttgcaTTAAAGTTGTGATTTGCAGAGGTGAAATCTATAGTGTAGAAGTGGTTTTCACCATTGAAAGACATTTGTGTTATGACCCTTGCTTTATGCTTCCGTTGATGACGGTCGTCTTGTATTGAAGGATAaatttttcatggaaaatttctcCATGAAAATCATTTCTTTTGTCTCTTCtaactcctttttttttctttcatcattttgATCAAATAGCAATCATTATGAGATCTAACACAGTTACGCTAGCATTTGTTGTGCTGGTTGGGTGTTTGGTTTGGATTGAACCACAAAGTTGATGTGGAATCGATGAGACtttatgatacgagtcacaaaagcccaaattcttgaaggcgaggcccaataagaagatttcaagcccaatcaagaaatccacccatacttagttgaaaatcaggccaaattgtcaaagtggcccaagttgtaaagttttatttttatttatttatttatttattttatttagtttaaatttttatattcagtccaagagtcccaaataaaagacccttggccgaattttcatattaaaataattaggagttttttttagttttagttttagtgttttaattaaattaggaaaacatttgaaaggcctatttatatggcttggccagccaccctatattacattacaattacattgaaaatttcagatttgatttgagtgaaaattctctttgagttcttcaaggattttctcttgagttttctttagaagttgttttaacaatctttttgattgtgggagccatcttcaaccttcttcttgccattgatattctttggaggggagattagagccgtttgaagggagttgtgagatttttctagatttcaaggcttcttaggacttatcttttaatttcttactgtcaattctttctttatttctacttgtgctgaatcattatctaatctattttctgttcttattgtgttttcagcctttttctatcttaaggaatgagcccaaaaatccccaatttctagggtttttccatactctttttgggtgaaattagattgtcgaaatttggggaaaactatcttggtgttcaattgggcagaatcacaatctccttgagggtttcaagaaccctaacacttatttctattctcaatttgattctttgttgatttggggattttatttcaaatctgaaaattcaaaaatctaatcttttaattttctgtttcgtttcagatctaattgtttagggttttcgtaggagtttctcgtgacttgacaactcgatcttggtccgcgcgcaaccccgtatcatttggtatcagattttgggcgttttgggtgttcttggttgatttctaaactgatctctattttttaaagcataaacggcagttttacccagaaaaattgttcaaaaaaaattcatttgagtgggtaaacgttgtccgattgatctgaaattttacatacatgtttttggcactgtgattgaatataaaaaattattctcgcaaaaaaatcagtcaaaaaagtcaaaaaaataaaaaaaatacgaaattcaataaaaatttaaaaaagatttagcgggttgaatttggtgcccaaaatttccagatcaaaaattcaatatataaggacactccagatttaatttcgtgatttttggagatcgggaacacctcgaacgaagttgtcaagttactccacagtttttcgggttttctgttttcagcaatttttattgattcttagctgtaggttttcatttgtttacctttattcttcctttatgttatctaacaccttcttgtttcttgtgttagtaggatttaaacgtgtgcacaacttcttcctcagtgcaacacgaatcaattggtgtctcgtcagtttttggcatcctagtgcaaattaggattctttggtagtttggttcacactctctaattggttgatataaactctgataaagaactcacaagattgaattcgacctcattgagaatttgattttttctttttgagtgattaacggtgaggtttgataacttttatttttgagtgttgagtgttttgcaggttttaaaaaaaaaatgtctacaggtgataataatagtgacatatttaaaaaattccaacaacagttggatgaacaggctgctgctcttcgagccttgactgctaccatcaatgaggtacgattgaatcaagaacctcaatatcgatatCTAATCAAGGAAGAtcgggataaccagccccataggcgcgaccctcgacgtgtccctagaatggatgatgattttcatgatcgtgagcaaccttctttggcaaaaccaaagagtgagcagcaacgagaacatctctttcatactcgctgccacgtacaaggtaagctttgtagagttattattgatggtgaaagttgctcgaacatagccagcacgacgatggtggaaaagctttgcttaaccactaccaagcatccacgaccttatcaactacaatggcttagcaacgaaagccaatttaaggtcactcaacaagtgcgcatcgccttttctatcggtaaatatcaagacgaagtcgtgtgcgacgtagtacctattcaagcctgccatttattgctaggagaaccatggcaactggatcgaaaagtcactcacgatggtcgtaccaataggtattctttcaagcatcaaggaaagaaacttaccttagtgccgctcactccggaacaagtccatgaggaccaaatcaaactgagaaattctgttaaaacaagtgaggaaaaagaaaaagagaatgaaaaagagcaaaaagagattgagagtgaaaaggaatgtgaaacagaaaagaaatttgaaaaagaagttgaagaaagaagagaaaatgagttagaaaaagaaacaaaagaaaaagacgaggaaaggctagttaGGAATGTTTctactaaccaagatatgaatttttcttgtgttgctacttttcaggttcctgaaagatcgaaagataactttcaacttcaata
This window of the Gossypium hirsutum isolate 1008001.06 chromosome A09, Gossypium_hirsutum_v2.1, whole genome shotgun sequence genome carries:
- the LOC121206157 gene encoding protein LATERAL ROOT PRIMORDIUM 1 isoform X2, producing the protein MGMVGLRDFVVVAPASFNHHHHHHHHHHTQDPIMSNDQISGPSASTALGVGVGVFPLLTAAPCLAPLNVEDPDLFNNNGRTKLSGMQLWQDQNSSPHNYLKKPSSFPDSNNSSSMKLIQSSGGGGIGDGESGGSGSSSATTCQDCGNQAKKDCSHKRCRTCCKSRGFDCPTHVKSTWVPAARRRERQLMAAAVTTAGAGSSGSTSGAKKPRLITSQNTTTSHTSTSNTTPRSFDTSSNAGFKETLPGQVRAPAVFKCVRVTAVEDGDDEFAYQAIVKIGGHVFKGFLYDQGVEGRDGFPNISELHLGGGPGSGGNGGGGRNGGSSSSPVLDPSEVYAATGGCFLGSSYGNPIN
- the LOC121206157 gene encoding protein LATERAL ROOT PRIMORDIUM 1 isoform X1 produces the protein MGMVGLRDFVVVAPASFNHHHHHHHHHHTQDPIMSNDQISGPSASTALGVGVGVFPLLTAAPCLAPLNVEDPDLFNNNGRTKLSGMQLWQDQNSSPHNYLKKPSSFPDSNNSSSMKLIQSSGGGGIGDGESGGSGSSSATTCQDCGNQAKKDCSHKRCRTCCKSRGFDCPTHVKSTWVPAARRRERQLMAAAVTTAGAGSSGSTSGAKKPRLITSQNTTTSHTSTSNTTPRSFDTSSSNQDAGFKETLPGQVRAPAVFKCVRVTAVEDGDDEFAYQAIVKIGGHVFKGFLYDQGVEGRDGFPNISELHLGGGPGSGGNGGGGRNGGSSSSPVLDPSEVYAATGGCFLGSSYGNPIN